The Saprospiraceae bacterium genome includes a window with the following:
- a CDS encoding aspartate 1-decarboxylase, whose protein sequence is MLLHILKSKIHRATVTEANLNYAGSITIDENLLDAANLLEGEKVMIVNNNNGERFETYIIKGERGTGVLCLNGAAARKVQAGDIVIIMAFALMTPDEAKVYKPKNVYPDHQNNI, encoded by the coding sequence ATGTTACTGCACATATTAAAATCCAAAATCCATCGGGCCACTGTCACTGAAGCAAATCTCAATTATGCCGGCTCAATTACAATAGACGAAAACCTGCTGGATGCTGCTAATCTTCTGGAAGGTGAAAAAGTGATGATTGTCAATAATAATAATGGTGAGCGGTTTGAGACATATATTATCAAAGGTGAAAGAGGAACGGGCGTTCTTTGCCTCAATGGCGCTGCTGCCAGAAAGGTACAGGCCGGTGATATCGTCATTATTATGGCTTTTGCACTGATGACTCCGGATGAGGCAAAAGTTTATAAGCCCAAAAATGTTTATCCTGACCATCAGAACAATATTTGA
- the rfaE2 gene encoding D-glycero-beta-D-manno-heptose 1-phosphate adenylyltransferase, whose product MLNRQLKDKVVSQWDEGISLIRQWQSEGKKIVFTNGCFDLLHIGHVMYLEEAKSLGDVLVVGVNSDASVQRLKGPHRPIKDEFNRLHILAALESVDLVILFDSDDPYELIKSVKPDVLVKGGDWKPEEIIGSDIVLARGGEVKSLQFLEGYSTTLLEQKIKNTP is encoded by the coding sequence ATGCTAAACAGGCAACTGAAAGATAAGGTAGTAAGTCAATGGGATGAAGGAATCAGTCTGATCAGGCAATGGCAATCAGAAGGTAAAAAAATTGTATTTACCAATGGTTGTTTTGACTTGCTGCACATTGGTCATGTGATGTATCTGGAAGAAGCAAAGTCATTGGGAGATGTGCTTGTAGTTGGTGTCAACAGTGATGCTTCGGTCCAACGGCTCAAAGGTCCGCACAGGCCTATTAAAGATGAATTTAACAGATTGCACATTTTGGCAGCACTTGAAAGTGTGGATCTAGTAATACTTTTTGATTCTGATGATCCTTATGAACTTATCAAAAGTGTAAAACCGGATGTATTGGTGAAAGGCGGCGATTGGAAGCCTGAAGAAATTATTGGAAGTGACATTGTTCTGGCTCGTGGAGGAGAAGTTAAGTCATTGCAATTTTTGGAAGGATATTCTACTACATTATTGGAACAAAAAATAAAAAACACACCCTGA
- a CDS encoding Nif3-like dinuclear metal center hexameric protein translates to MTSIGTLTDYLHTIAPSNLQEDYDNAGLIVGDPNTLITGVLISLDVTEDIVEEAIAAGCNLIVSHHPIIFRGLKRLNGKNYVERTVMKAIKNDVSIFAIHTNLDNVFISGVNGRIAQKLELSETTILAPKAGMLYDGNPVGAGMTGFLKEAVSAEVFFAELKQRMELHVIKHTAICKEKIHKVAVCGGAGGFLLEQAKKADADVFVTSDYKYHEYFDADGKIIIVDIGHYESEKYTIDLLFEIITNKFSNFAAICTKNITNPVKYF, encoded by the coding sequence ATGACGAGTATCGGTACATTGACTGACTATTTACATACGATCGCACCGTCGAACCTTCAGGAAGATTATGATAATGCAGGATTAATAGTGGGTGACCCGAATACCCTGATAACGGGAGTTTTGATTTCGTTGGATGTCACAGAAGACATTGTGGAAGAAGCGATTGCAGCAGGGTGTAATCTGATTGTTTCGCATCATCCGATTATTTTCAGAGGCCTGAAAAGACTCAATGGTAAAAATTATGTAGAAAGAACTGTCATGAAAGCCATCAAAAACGATGTTTCCATATTTGCCATTCATACAAATCTCGACAATGTTTTTATTTCCGGTGTAAACGGTAGAATAGCCCAGAAACTGGAACTATCGGAAACAACCATCTTAGCTCCCAAAGCAGGAATGTTATATGATGGTAATCCGGTTGGTGCAGGAATGACAGGATTTCTGAAAGAAGCAGTATCCGCAGAAGTTTTTTTTGCAGAACTCAAACAACGTATGGAGCTGCATGTGATAAAACATACAGCTATTTGTAAAGAGAAAATACATAAAGTTGCTGTTTGCGGCGGTGCGGGTGGTTTTCTGCTGGAGCAGGCAAAAAAGGCTGACGCAGATGTATTTGTGACTTCAGATTATAAGTACCATGAATATTTTGATGCAGACGGAAAGATCATTATAGTTGATATTGGCCATTATGAAAGTGAAAAATATACAATTGATTTACTTTTTGAAATTATTACTAATAAATTTAGTAACTTTGCGGCCATTTGTACAAAAAATATTACAAACCCGGTAAAATACTTTTAA
- a CDS encoding flippase-like domain-containing protein: MKKHITKAAKTFVFFLTGFVILYFVYQRQNKAFQADCALKCIPVEDCSLWAKVATDIGNANYIWVLVPMILFMMTNVIRALRWKMMFSALGYQTRFINLLGTIMINYIANLGIPRSGEIIRAGLISEYENIPIEKSLGTIFTDRIFDVIMLLLVIIFTLMVGGSDLLTYFSVNMDISSKTAFLQSNPLLVAIIVILLLAGVYLLYKKRRALYNTRIGKKLINLVSGFSEGVQSVRNVSSIWLFIFYTVSIWVLYFLMLYLAFRSFGPTEHLGPLAGLIVFMFGSLGILFPSPGGMGSYHFLVGEALAMYSISGSDAFSFANIVFFSIQLFVNIIFGVISLVILPLINKEK; the protein is encoded by the coding sequence ATGAAAAAACATATCACTAAAGCTGCAAAAACATTTGTGTTCTTTTTAACTGGTTTTGTCATTCTGTATTTCGTATATCAGAGACAAAACAAAGCATTTCAGGCTGACTGTGCTTTGAAATGTATTCCTGTGGAAGATTGCAGTCTTTGGGCAAAAGTAGCTACAGATATCGGAAATGCAAATTATATCTGGGTCCTTGTACCGATGATTTTGTTTATGATGACCAATGTCATCCGGGCTCTTCGATGGAAAATGATGTTTAGTGCTTTGGGCTACCAAACTCGTTTTATCAATTTACTGGGTACCATAATGATTAATTATATTGCCAATCTCGGTATTCCGCGATCCGGCGAAATTATCAGGGCAGGACTTATCTCGGAGTATGAAAATATTCCCATAGAAAAATCTTTGGGCACTATATTTACGGATAGAATTTTTGATGTGATCATGCTTTTGTTAGTAATCATTTTCACATTGATGGTGGGAGGAAGTGATTTGCTCACTTATTTTAGTGTAAATATGGATATTTCATCCAAAACAGCTTTTTTACAAAGTAATCCTTTGTTAGTCGCAATCATTGTCATTCTCTTACTGGCAGGTGTTTATCTCCTGTACAAAAAGAGAAGAGCGCTGTATAATACGCGTATTGGCAAAAAACTGATAAACCTGGTTTCAGGCTTTAGTGAAGGCGTGCAAAGTGTCCGGAATGTAAGTAGTATCTGGCTTTTTATATTTTATACGGTTTCCATTTGGGTGTTGTATTTTCTGATGTTGTATCTGGCTTTCAGATCGTTCGGGCCGACAGAACATTTAGGGCCGCTTGCCGGTTTAATAGTTTTTATGTTCGGGAGTTTGGGTATTTTATTTCCTTCACCCGGCGGAATGGGTTCTTATCATTTTTTGGTTGGAGAAGCCCTGGCAATGTATAGCATCAGCGGATCAGATGCTTTTTCATTTGCCAATATTGTTTTCTTTTCCATTCAATTGTTCGTCAACATTATTTTTGGTGTAATATCGCTTGTCATACTTCCGTTAATCAATAAAGAAAAATAA